One Paracoccaceae bacterium genomic region harbors:
- a CDS encoding DUF2332 family protein, with protein sequence MSAAIRDAFRAQARACAALGSALTARLLDGLAAALAADTATGRRVLRWQGDPSASGDAVALRLAGGLHALVLSGRDAGLAAAYATGEPVAAAMDAIARHDAFLLRWLDSPPQTNEVRRSAALIAAAHWLHARHPLPLLLSEPGASAGLNLIWDRYALVVPGASCGPADAVLTLAPEWRGAAPPAAAAVRIAGRAGADLNPLDPAADRLRLMSYVWADQHDRLARTARAADEAARLRPPVARADAVDWLAERLAEPRPGQLHLIQHSVMWQYLSAEAQARGDAVIAAAGARATSGAPMARVAMEADGDGPGAALTVTVWPGGVSRALARVDFHGRWIDWRSSPG encoded by the coding sequence TTGAGCGCGGCGATCCGCGACGCCTTTCGCGCGCAGGCACGGGCCTGCGCGGCGCTGGGGTCGGCGCTGACCGCGCGGTTGCTGGACGGGCTGGCTGCGGCGCTGGCGGCCGATACCGCCACGGGGCGGCGCGTGCTGCGGTGGCAGGGCGACCCGTCGGCATCGGGCGATGCGGTGGCGCTGCGGCTGGCGGGGGGCCTGCATGCGCTGGTCCTGTCGGGGCGCGATGCCGGGCTGGCGGCGGCCTACGCGACGGGCGAGCCTGTGGCGGCGGCGATGGATGCCATCGCGCGGCACGATGCCTTCCTGCTGCGCTGGCTGGACAGCCCACCCCAGACGAACGAGGTGCGCCGCTCGGCCGCCCTGATCGCGGCGGCGCATTGGCTGCACGCCCGCCATCCGCTGCCGCTGCTGCTCAGCGAGCCTGGGGCGAGCGCCGGACTGAACCTGATATGGGATCGCTATGCGCTGGTGGTGCCCGGAGCATCCTGCGGGCCGGCCGATGCGGTGCTGACGCTGGCCCCCGAGTGGCGCGGCGCGGCACCCCCTGCCGCGGCGGCCGTCCGCATCGCCGGCCGGGCGGGTGCCGACCTGAACCCGCTGGACCCCGCCGCCGACCGGCTGCGCCTGATGTCCTATGTCTGGGCCGACCAGCATGACCGGCTGGCCCGCACCGCCCGCGCGGCGGACGAGGCGGCGCGACTGCGCCCGCCGGTGGCGCGGGCCGATGCGGTGGACTGGCTGGCCGAGCGGCTGGCGGAGCCGCGGCCGGGGCAGCTGCACCTGATCCAGCACAGCGTCATGTGGCAGTATCTGTCCGCCGAGGCGCAGGCACGGGGGGACGCCGTCATCGCCGCCGCGGGCGCAAGGGCCACGTCCGGGGCGCCGATGGCCCGCGTGGCGATGGAGGCCGACGGCGACGGCCCCGGCGCAGCGCTGACCGTCACCGTCTGGCCGGGCGGCGTGTCCCGGGCACTGGCCCGTGTCGATTTCCACGGCCGCTGGATCGACTGGCGGTCAAGTCCCGGATGA